The proteins below come from a single Nitrosospira sp. Is2 genomic window:
- a CDS encoding KGG domain-containing protein: protein MASTTKSGGQSKRGFASMDEEKQREIASKGGKAAHEKGTAHEFDSEEARAAGRKGGEASRGGRSGGSGSQSSSRGASSAQHAKAASPSHKKS from the coding sequence ATGGCCTCAACAACAAAAAGCGGTGGCCAAAGCAAGCGCGGTTTTGCTTCCATGGACGAAGAAAAGCAACGGGAAATAGCCAGCAAGGGCGGCAAAGCGGCCCATGAAAAAGGGACGGCGCATGAGTTCGATTCTGAAGAGGCCCGCGCGGCGGGTCGCAAAGGAGGAGAAGCGTCCCGGGGCGGCAGAAGCGGGGGTTCGGGCAGCCAGTCATCTTCTCGCGGCGCCTCATCGGCGCAGCATGCAAAGGCAGCCAGCCCAAGCCATAAAAAGTCTTAA
- a CDS encoding ATP-binding protein, producing MKHDENIPRQEVPGPSRTVLETRQKIGDELQQTRWALEERTRQLDQSLSVLRAAIESTADGILFTDEDGRILRFNEHYLQMWGIFRENAERSAQHHQLLESCAALLKDPEQFMRRTADIYASWPQESHDVLALADGRVFERYSTIQYVEGKSIGRVWSFRDVTARVHAEEALQESGERMCFMADAMPQKIFTARADGKFDYFNQQWKDYTGLAPQELAGWEWTRLIHSDDLDETVTGWLRSVRTGEPYQMECRFRQADGDYRWHLLRAQARRGSNGEVSMWVGSNTDIDILKRSNGEKQELLERERIARGEAERANQSKDEFLATLSHELRTPLNAILGWSQLILQGTMRQEDIQRGLEIIDRNARAQNKLIEDLLEMSSIVSGKVRLEVQQLDLAHVAEAAVESMLPAAQAKGIHLRKMVDPAAGLVIGDNNRLQQVIWNLLSNAVKFTPKGGTIEVIVERVASNLELTVRDSGVGIQREFLAYVFDRFRQADSSLTRSHGGLGLGLAIVKQLVTLHGGTVRAESAGEGRGASFIVNLPLVPIKDRKDTKLSGRPRRNPGYGEVTLKGQKVLVIEDEPDARELIKEALTQCEADVVTAASAMEGLEVVKNQRLDVLISDIGMPGEDGYQFIRAVRNLPEAQGGRTPAIALTAFAHSTDRTKALLAGYQRHLSKPVESHELIATVGSLTGWAGRQKIGEDACQ from the coding sequence ATGAAACATGATGAGAATATTCCGCGCCAGGAAGTACCCGGTCCCTCTCGCACCGTGCTTGAAACAAGACAGAAGATCGGGGACGAGCTCCAGCAGACCAGGTGGGCGCTGGAAGAACGTACGAGACAGCTTGATCAGTCACTGTCTGTCCTGCGCGCTGCCATCGAATCGACCGCCGACGGCATCCTCTTCACCGACGAGGACGGCCGCATACTCCGCTTCAATGAGCACTATCTGCAGATGTGGGGCATATTCCGGGAGAATGCCGAGCGTAGCGCACAGCATCACCAGTTGCTCGAATCCTGCGCCGCTTTGTTGAAGGATCCGGAGCAGTTCATGCGACGCACTGCCGACATATACGCGTCATGGCCGCAGGAAAGCCACGACGTGCTGGCCCTCGCCGACGGCAGGGTTTTTGAGCGGTATTCGACGATACAGTATGTCGAGGGTAAGAGCATCGGCCGGGTCTGGAGCTTCCGCGACGTGACCGCGCGCGTACATGCTGAGGAAGCCTTGCAGGAAAGCGGCGAACGGATGTGCTTCATGGCCGACGCAATGCCCCAGAAGATTTTCACCGCGCGCGCCGATGGCAAGTTCGATTACTTCAACCAGCAATGGAAGGATTACACGGGGCTGGCTCCCCAGGAACTGGCGGGCTGGGAATGGACCAGGCTCATCCATTCCGACGATTTGGACGAGACCGTAACGGGCTGGCTGCGCTCGGTCCGCACGGGAGAACCGTATCAGATGGAATGCCGTTTCCGGCAGGCCGACGGCGACTATCGCTGGCATCTGCTGCGCGCTCAAGCCAGACGGGGCAGTAATGGAGAAGTATCGATGTGGGTGGGTTCGAATACCGATATCGACATCCTTAAGCGCTCGAACGGAGAAAAACAGGAGTTGCTGGAACGCGAGCGCATTGCCAGGGGCGAAGCGGAACGCGCCAATCAGAGCAAGGATGAGTTTCTCGCTACGCTTTCTCACGAACTCCGAACGCCGCTCAACGCAATTCTCGGATGGTCGCAGCTTATTTTACAGGGAACGATGCGGCAGGAGGACATCCAGCGCGGTCTGGAGATCATCGACAGGAATGCCCGCGCGCAGAATAAGCTCATCGAGGATCTGCTCGAAATGAGCAGCATCGTATCCGGAAAAGTCAGGCTCGAAGTGCAGCAGCTGGATCTTGCCCACGTAGCCGAGGCAGCGGTTGAATCCATGCTTCCGGCTGCCCAGGCGAAGGGCATACACCTGCGGAAAATGGTCGATCCCGCGGCGGGTCTCGTTATCGGGGATAACAACCGCTTGCAGCAGGTCATCTGGAATCTCCTTTCCAACGCGGTCAAATTCACCCCAAAAGGCGGAACGATAGAGGTCATTGTCGAAAGGGTCGCGTCGAACCTCGAACTGACGGTCAGGGACTCCGGGGTTGGGATCCAGCGTGAGTTCCTGGCCTACGTATTTGACCGTTTTCGCCAGGCCGATTCTTCGCTTACCCGCAGCCACGGCGGACTTGGCCTCGGCCTGGCCATCGTCAAGCAACTCGTGACGCTGCATGGGGGAACTGTCCGGGCGGAAAGCGCGGGCGAAGGCCGCGGCGCATCGTTTATCGTCAACCTGCCGCTCGTCCCCATCAAAGACAGGAAAGACACGAAGTTATCTGGGCGGCCGCGTCGTAATCCCGGTTACGGCGAGGTAACCCTTAAAGGACAGAAAGTGCTGGTTATCGAGGATGAGCCGGATGCGCGCGAACTCATCAAGGAGGCGTTGACGCAATGCGAGGCCGACGTGGTCACCGCCGCAAGCGCCATGGAAGGGTTGGAAGTCGTGAAGAATCAAAGACTGGATGTGCTCATAAGCGACATCGGCATGCCCGGAGAAGATGGATACCAGTTCATTCGTGCGGTACGAAACCTTCCTGAAGCTCAGGGAGGTCGAACCCCGGCTATCGCCCTTACCGCCTTTGCTCATTCGACCGACCGCACCAAGGCGTTGCTCGCCGGTTATCAGCGGCATTTGTCCAAGCCGGTGGAATCGCATGAACTGATCGCGACGGTCGGCAGTTTGACCGGATGGGCGGGGAGACAGAAGATTGGAGAGGATGCCTGCCAATAA
- a CDS encoding SDR family oxidoreductase, translating into MVSHKRLNEQVIVITGASSGIGLATALLAAAQGARLVLIARSGETLKTLTARITGDGGEALHIVADVGDRQKMEGAAQEAADRFGGIDTWVNNAGVSIYGRLDEVSEADSRRLFATNFWGVANGSLAALPHLKRSGGALINVGSEVSEAVVPFLGMYAASKHAVKGFTDALRVEIEELDESPVSITLIQPSAVDTPFPHHAKNYMDREPKLPPPVIEPEQVAEAILKAATEGGRDVKVGAMAVVNTTISKLMPGLGDKMSVKRGMSQRGDTLPLHPEGTLFQPGEAGTAHGQAQAPS; encoded by the coding sequence ATGGTTTCGCATAAACGTTTAAATGAACAGGTGATCGTCATTACCGGGGCCTCAAGCGGAATCGGGTTGGCCACGGCATTGCTAGCGGCTGCGCAGGGGGCAAGGCTGGTCCTTATCGCGCGCAGCGGAGAAACGCTTAAAACGCTCACGGCGAGGATAACGGGCGACGGCGGAGAGGCTTTACATATCGTGGCGGATGTCGGGGACCGGCAGAAAATGGAAGGCGCAGCTCAGGAGGCGGCCGATCGGTTCGGCGGGATCGATACTTGGGTAAACAATGCCGGCGTCTCCATCTATGGACGCCTGGATGAAGTGAGCGAAGCCGACAGCAGGCGCCTGTTTGCTACTAACTTCTGGGGCGTGGCAAATGGTTCGCTCGCGGCTTTGCCTCATCTCAAGCGCAGCGGAGGCGCCCTCATCAATGTGGGCAGCGAAGTATCGGAAGCCGTCGTGCCTTTTCTCGGTATGTACGCAGCATCCAAACACGCCGTCAAGGGCTTCACTGATGCGCTGCGGGTGGAAATCGAAGAGCTCGATGAATCCCCGGTTTCCATCACGCTGATCCAGCCTTCGGCTGTCGATACCCCCTTTCCGCACCATGCTAAAAACTATATGGATAGGGAGCCGAAGCTGCCTCCCCCGGTGATCGAGCCAGAGCAAGTCGCCGAAGCCATCCTGAAAGCGGCGACGGAAGGGGGAAGGGATGTCAAAGTCGGAGCGATGGCGGTTGTCAATACCACAATATCCAAGTTGATGCCGGGCCTTGGCGACAAGATGTCTGTGAAGCGCGGAATGAGTCAGCGGGGGGACACGCTGCCGCTACATCCGGAAGGTACATTGTTCCAACCAGGAGAAGCAGGAACTGCTCACGGCCAAGCCCAAGCGCCTTCCTGA
- a CDS encoding PAS domain-containing protein, whose protein sequence is MTQPETPGWLRGSEMGEQIYAYDWTQSGLGPLESWPPHLQLAVNIILLLPSPALVLWGPQLIQIYNDPYRDLIGRKHPKGLGQPVRECWPEVWDFISPICEGVMERRESYLFDEQRMVLNRHGTPEESFFKLTYSPLPGPPREGSSDTGAPEGVFITVAETTELVRARKREAERIQLREALQAERIQLLEKVFRSAPSFLHVLRGPEFIFEFANDAYYQLVGKRELIGRPAFDALPEAAGCGFQEKLIEVMSSCKPFIGFELPMTLSHACGQPPEEHYIDLVYLPLLDEEGKCQRVLGHGIDVTMHVKKRKQAEAALRESEERFRHALEIDTIGVIFFNELGRIIEANDAFRKISGVSREGRGTGLIRCDLQTPADWMEICLRAVRDFTSTGQTVPYEKEFVRPDGSRWWALFTAKQLDEKESVGYVIDITTRKLAERSLRESEARFRALSEASPALTWQVDTEGNAVYLNQRCVDLLGVPKEELMRAGWRRVIHPEDVQGYIEAFERAICDQVRLQHRLRVKTGQGEWRWLKSYALPWFTASGKYGGHVGISIDITEAVNAETALLAADRRKDEFLATLAHELRNPLAPISNALALMGRPDGEAAVPHLLPVISRQVNYMVRLVDDLLEISRITSGKVELRRAATDLNAVLRNSVEASMAFIDENQHKLDLHIPETPLIVYGDPVRLEQVFTNLLNNAAKYTPSGGKIWVSARQEGDAAVVSVRDNGIGVLPDMLPRLFDLFAQERRHGVGAQEGLGIGLNLVQRLVDMHDGSVEAKSAGKDQGTEIIVRLPLSQTSEKRAAPETIPTPTPGIRVLVVDDNHDAGEVLAMLLESMGFLTQAVDSGEAALAALPDYQPNVILMDIGMPGMNGYEVARRIREQPQYDHIKLVALTGWGQEKDRVMSRESGFDHHLTKPVDFKILKGLITSM, encoded by the coding sequence ATGACTCAGCCTGAGACGCCTGGCTGGCTGCGCGGCAGTGAAATGGGCGAGCAAATTTATGCCTACGACTGGACTCAGTCCGGGTTGGGGCCATTGGAGAGTTGGCCGCCGCACCTTCAGCTCGCAGTCAATATTATCCTCCTGCTGCCATCGCCAGCCCTAGTGCTGTGGGGACCGCAGCTGATACAGATATATAACGACCCCTATCGCGATCTTATAGGCCGCAAGCACCCCAAAGGTCTGGGCCAGCCGGTACGCGAGTGCTGGCCGGAGGTATGGGATTTTATTTCCCCCATCTGCGAGGGGGTCATGGAGCGCCGTGAGTCGTATCTGTTTGACGAGCAGCGGATGGTGCTCAACCGCCACGGGACGCCGGAAGAATCTTTTTTCAAACTCACTTATAGTCCGCTCCCCGGGCCGCCGCGCGAGGGATCATCCGATACCGGCGCCCCCGAGGGGGTGTTCATAACCGTCGCTGAAACCACCGAACTGGTTCGCGCGCGCAAACGCGAGGCGGAGCGCATCCAGCTCAGGGAGGCGCTGCAAGCGGAGCGGATTCAGTTGCTCGAGAAAGTATTCCGCAGCGCACCTTCATTCCTGCATGTGCTTCGCGGCCCCGAATTCATCTTCGAGTTTGCCAACGACGCCTACTATCAGCTTGTCGGCAAACGCGAGCTGATCGGCCGGCCCGCGTTCGACGCGCTTCCGGAAGCAGCTGGATGCGGATTCCAGGAAAAACTTATTGAGGTCATGTCGTCCTGCAAGCCGTTCATTGGATTCGAACTGCCGATGACGTTGAGCCATGCCTGCGGTCAACCGCCGGAAGAACACTACATCGATCTCGTCTATTTGCCTTTGCTGGATGAGGAGGGCAAGTGCCAGCGCGTACTGGGACATGGCATCGATGTGACCATGCATGTGAAAAAGCGCAAGCAAGCCGAGGCGGCGCTGCGCGAGAGTGAAGAGCGTTTCCGGCATGCCCTCGAGATTGACACGATCGGCGTCATTTTTTTCAATGAGTTGGGCAGAATTATTGAAGCAAATGATGCTTTCCGGAAGATAAGCGGCGTCAGCCGGGAGGGTAGAGGGACCGGGCTTATTCGATGCGACCTGCAGACGCCGGCGGACTGGATGGAAATATGTTTGCGCGCCGTCAGGGACTTCACGTCAACAGGCCAAACCGTTCCCTATGAGAAGGAGTTCGTACGCCCGGATGGATCGCGCTGGTGGGCACTTTTCACTGCAAAGCAGCTCGACGAGAAGGAGAGCGTGGGATATGTGATCGACATTACGACGCGCAAACTTGCCGAACGGAGCCTGCGCGAGAGCGAGGCAAGATTCCGCGCCTTGTCGGAAGCTTCGCCCGCGCTGACATGGCAGGTGGATACCGAGGGAAATGCCGTATATCTCAATCAGCGATGCGTCGACCTGCTTGGGGTACCGAAGGAAGAGTTGATGCGCGCCGGTTGGCGCAGGGTAATCCATCCGGAGGATGTCCAAGGGTATATTGAGGCATTCGAGCGCGCCATATGCGACCAGGTGCGTTTGCAACATCGCCTGCGGGTGAAGACAGGACAGGGAGAATGGCGCTGGCTGAAGTCGTACGCGCTGCCCTGGTTTACCGCTTCAGGCAAGTACGGCGGGCACGTTGGCATTTCCATTGACATTACCGAGGCGGTCAACGCGGAAACAGCCCTGCTGGCAGCGGACCGGCGCAAGGACGAGTTTTTGGCGACGCTGGCACATGAGCTGCGGAACCCGCTGGCACCGATTTCGAATGCGCTGGCGCTGATGGGGCGCCCCGACGGCGAAGCGGCAGTCCCTCATCTGCTGCCGGTAATCAGCCGCCAAGTCAACTATATGGTCCGGCTGGTGGATGATTTGCTGGAGATATCGCGGATTACCAGCGGGAAGGTCGAACTGCGGCGCGCCGCGACTGATTTAAATGCGGTGCTGCGCAATAGTGTCGAGGCCAGCATGGCGTTTATCGATGAGAACCAGCATAAACTGGACCTGCACATTCCCGAAACACCGCTGATCGTTTACGGAGACCCGGTCCGTCTTGAGCAGGTGTTCACCAATCTGCTCAATAATGCGGCAAAATATACGCCCAGCGGCGGCAAGATCTGGGTGAGCGCAAGGCAGGAGGGCGACGCTGCCGTTGTATCCGTGCGCGACAACGGGATCGGCGTACTGCCGGACATGCTGCCACGCTTGTTTGACCTGTTCGCGCAGGAGCGCCGCCATGGGGTCGGGGCGCAGGAGGGCCTGGGCATCGGCCTCAATCTGGTCCAGCGGTTGGTGGATATGCATGACGGCTCTGTTGAGGCTAAAAGCGCGGGCAAGGACCAGGGCACGGAAATCATCGTGCGCCTGCCGTTGTCGCAAACGTCGGAAAAACGCGCCGCGCCCGAAACCATCCCTACCCCGACCCCGGGGATACGTGTGCTGGTGGTGGACGACAACCATGATGCAGGTGAAGTCCTGGCAATGCTGCTGGAGTCGATGGGCTTCCTGACGCAGGCCGTCGACAGCGGCGAGGCTGCGCTCGCGGCCCTGCCCGACTATCAGCCAAACGTAATCCTGATGGATATCGGCATGCCGGGGATGAATGGTTACGAAGTGGCCCGCCGCATCCGGGAACAGCCGCAGTACGATCATATCAAGCTCGTCGCGCTCACAGGCTGGGGCCAGGAAAAGGACCGTGTGATGTCGCGCGAAAGCGGCTTTGATCACCATCTTACCAAACCCGTCGATTTTAAAATCCTCAAAGGACTGATCACGTCTATGTAA
- a CDS encoding KGG domain-containing protein, whose translation MASDKDKDQGKSAANGNSGTSKRGFASMDDEKQREIASKGGKAAHEKGTAHEFTSEEAREAGRAAHEKGNAHEFDSEEAREAGRKGGKAAHERGTAHEFNSAEAREAGRKGGEASRENRSGSSDSQAPSSRGGSSAQHARTNRQSPKNG comes from the coding sequence ATGGCTTCAGACAAAGATAAAGATCAAGGAAAAAGCGCCGCTAACGGCAACAGCGGTACAAGCAAGCGCGGCTTTGCTTCAATGGATGATGAAAAGCAGCGCGAGATAGCCAGCAAGGGAGGCAAAGCCGCTCATGAGAAGGGCACCGCGCATGAGTTCACCTCTGAAGAAGCCCGGGAAGCTGGCAGAGCCGCTCATGAGAAAGGCAACGCTCATGAGTTCGATTCCGAAGAGGCTCGCGAAGCCGGCCGCAAGGGCGGCAAGGCGGCTCATGAAAGGGGCACGGCGCATGAGTTCAATTCGGCCGAAGCTCGCGAAGCGGGCCGTAAGGGCGGCGAGGCGTCCCGTGAAAACCGGAGCGGCAGTTCCGACAGCCAGGCACCTTCCTCACGCGGAGGCTCATCCGCGCAGCATGCCAGGACCAACCGCCAGAGCCCGAAAAACGGTTGA